One Canis aureus isolate CA01 chromosome 38, VMU_Caureus_v.1.0, whole genome shotgun sequence DNA segment encodes these proteins:
- the MDM4 gene encoding protein Mdm4 isoform X4, giving the protein MEEGNIPTLPTSQHKCRNSREDEDFIKNLTQDETSKLDLGFEEWDVAGLPWWFLGNLRSNYTPRSNGSTDLQTNQDIGTAIVSDTTDDLWFLNESVSEQFGVGIKVEAADTEQTSEEVGKVRDKKVIEVGKNDDLEDSKSISDDTDVEVTSEDEWQCTECKKFNSPSKRYCFRCWALRKDWYSDCSKLTHSLSTSDITAIPEKKENEGIDVPDCRRTISAPVVRPKDVCTKEEKNPKLFDPCNSVEFLDLAHSSESQETISSMGEPSDNLFEQRTDTENMEDCQNLLKPCSLCEKRPRDGNIIHGRTGHLVTCFHCARRLKKAGASCPICKKEIQLVIKVFIA; this is encoded by the exons atggaagaaggcAATATTCCTACACTGCCTACCTCACAACATAAATGCAGAAATTCTAGAGAAG ATGAAGACTTCATAAAAAACTTAACCCAAGATGAGACATCTAAGCTGGACCTTGGGTTTGAGGAGTGGGATGTAGCTGGGCTGCCTTGGTGGTTTTTAGGAAACCTGAGGAGCAACTATACACCTAGAAGTAATGGCTCGACTGATTTACAGACAAATCAG gatataGGTACTGCTATTGTTTCAGACACCACAGATGACTTGTGGTTTTTGAATGAATCTGTATCAGAGCAGTTTGGTGTGGGAATAAAAGTTGAAGCTGCAGACACTGAACAAACAAGTGAAGAAGTAGGGAAAGTAAGAGACAAAAAG GTGATTGAAGTGGGGAAAAATGATGACCTTGAGGACTCTAAGTCCATAAGTGACGATACTGATGTAGAAGTTACCTCTGAG GATGAGTGGCAGTGTACTGAGTGCAAGAAATTTAACTCTCCAAGCAAGAGGTACTGTTTTCGTTGCTGGGCATTGAGGAAGGATTGGTATTCAGATTGCTCTAAGTTAACCCATTCTCTCTCCACGTCTGATATCACTGCCATACCcgagaagaaggaaaatgaaggcaTTGATGTCCCTGATTGCCGAAGAACCATATCAGCTCCAGTTGTTAGGCCTAAAGATGTAtgtacaaaggaagaaaaaaaccccaagctTTTTGATCCCTGCAACTCAGTGGAATTCTTGGATTTGGCCCACAGTTCTGAAAGCCAAGAAACCATATCAAGCATGGGAGAACCATCAGATAACCTTTTTGAACAGAGAACAGATACAGAAAACATGGAGGATTGCCAGAATCTCTTGAAGCCGTGTAGTCTGTGTGAGAAAAGACCACGAGACGGGAACATTATTCATGGGAGGACAGGCCATCTTGTCACTTGTTTTCACTGTGCCAGAAGATTGAAGAAGGCTGGGGCTTCATGCCCTATATGCAAGAAAGAGATTCAGTTGGTGATTAAGGTTTTTATAGCATAG
- the MDM4 gene encoding protein Mdm4 isoform X2, producing the protein MDIPSQDQLKQSVEESSSSRKRMEEGNIPTLPTSQHKCRNSREDEDFIKNLTQDETSKLDLGFEEWDVAGLPWWFLGNLRSNYTPRSNGSTDLQTNQDIGTAIVSDTTDDLWFLNESVSEQFGVGIKVEAADTEQTSEEVGKVRDKKVIEVGKNDDLEDSKSISDDTDVEVTSEDEWQCTECKKFNSPSKRYCFRCWALRKDWYSDCSKLTHSLSTSDITAIPEKKENEGIDVPDCRRTISAPVVRPKDVCTKEEKNPKLFDPCNSVEFLDLAHSSESQETISSMGEPSDNLFEQRTDTENMEDCQNLLKPCSLCEKRPRDGNIIHGRTGHLVTCFHCARRLKKAGASCPICKKEIQLVIKVFIA; encoded by the exons ATGGATATTCCAAGTCAAGACCAACTGAAG cAAAGTGTAGAAGAAAGCTCCAGTTCcaggaaaagaatggaagaaggcAATATTCCTACACTGCCTACCTCACAACATAAATGCAGAAATTCTAGAGAAG ATGAAGACTTCATAAAAAACTTAACCCAAGATGAGACATCTAAGCTGGACCTTGGGTTTGAGGAGTGGGATGTAGCTGGGCTGCCTTGGTGGTTTTTAGGAAACCTGAGGAGCAACTATACACCTAGAAGTAATGGCTCGACTGATTTACAGACAAATCAG gatataGGTACTGCTATTGTTTCAGACACCACAGATGACTTGTGGTTTTTGAATGAATCTGTATCAGAGCAGTTTGGTGTGGGAATAAAAGTTGAAGCTGCAGACACTGAACAAACAAGTGAAGAAGTAGGGAAAGTAAGAGACAAAAAG GTGATTGAAGTGGGGAAAAATGATGACCTTGAGGACTCTAAGTCCATAAGTGACGATACTGATGTAGAAGTTACCTCTGAG GATGAGTGGCAGTGTACTGAGTGCAAGAAATTTAACTCTCCAAGCAAGAGGTACTGTTTTCGTTGCTGGGCATTGAGGAAGGATTGGTATTCAGATTGCTCTAAGTTAACCCATTCTCTCTCCACGTCTGATATCACTGCCATACCcgagaagaaggaaaatgaaggcaTTGATGTCCCTGATTGCCGAAGAACCATATCAGCTCCAGTTGTTAGGCCTAAAGATGTAtgtacaaaggaagaaaaaaaccccaagctTTTTGATCCCTGCAACTCAGTGGAATTCTTGGATTTGGCCCACAGTTCTGAAAGCCAAGAAACCATATCAAGCATGGGAGAACCATCAGATAACCTTTTTGAACAGAGAACAGATACAGAAAACATGGAGGATTGCCAGAATCTCTTGAAGCCGTGTAGTCTGTGTGAGAAAAGACCACGAGACGGGAACATTATTCATGGGAGGACAGGCCATCTTGTCACTTGTTTTCACTGTGCCAGAAGATTGAAGAAGGCTGGGGCTTCATGCCCTATATGCAAGAAAGAGATTCAGTTGGTGATTAAGGTTTTTATAGCATAG